Within Porites lutea chromosome 2, jaPorLute2.1, whole genome shotgun sequence, the genomic segment CAAGCACACcttttcaagggaaaaaaaattagtcaACTTAGTCCATAAAGACAAAAAGGAAGCTATTGGATTCATATTGTGTGGTCCAGTCCATCACATCTGAGTCCAAAGGTTACTCCTTAGCAAAGCTTCCACGATTCTTCAACTGTAACCTTGGTTCAAATTATATTTCCCTTTCTTTCAAACTATGTAACTATGGAAGCTATGtgcattaatttcatttttttccaaggacttcacaaattaacatttgaaattttcatattttctcACATGACCTTTCATGAGAGCAAAAGCAATAAATCTGTTCAGTAGCCTAGGACATGCCTGTAAATTTGCTCACATTTACAATAACAGTGTAATTATTTCAATGTTGTGAGTATAATTTCCAATTCCTGAAAGAAAGTTGAAACCTACACTAACCTGCACTGTTTGGCCAGCAGTCTTTCCCAGAAGGAACAGTCAGCAGCTCCACCAGCCATAGTTCCAAGTAGATATGGATTGATTTCAATTACCTTCTTCACTGTCTGTGATGCTGCATAAAAGAAAAGTTAATATGTGTGAATACTCTACCTTCTACTGCTTACTTAGAAAGAATTGAAATGTTCTTTGACAAGGGttgtaaaaaagttttaaagaaggtggttttgttgttgttgaagtaGGTAGGCAGATGGTTTTCCAATCTTTCGCCAAAGAATTGGAGAATCAGCACTGCAGTGTAACTGACCAAAATCAGGAAGTAGGCGGTCATTTTGTGCTGGCTGCCTTCTATTTTAAACAATACTGTTGACTTCAAACTGTGGACAAAATGCTATGGTAGGACCATGCTCATGAAACCTTTGgtatttcttttagtttacGTGTAgcactaattttttttaccattctacaaaatcaaataaattattgtaatgTAATtccaaaatatttcatttccctGTAAAAAGCCACGTTGAATTGACTCAACTATAAGGCAGCTGTGACCTTAAAACATCTGGTTGTTTGGTTAGAATTAGCTTATATATTTTAAGCAAAAGGAACATTACCAATATTATTACTGTGTTTATTATAGttttacattgtactcactatctgtgcCCTCATTGGCTTTGTGCCTACAAAACAGTTAAACCCATCAACAATAGATGGGTGTGGGGAAGGTGCCTGAAGAAATGGAAGGGGGCCGCAAGTGATCTTAgaaggtaaccatgacaaccctgagATCGGCACCCACCAGGTACCCGTCACAAAGAGAACCTCAGTGAAAAGAGGCGCAGATACTTACCAAAACAGCATCCAGACAGGAGAGAGGGTTGGGGGCAAAAAACAACTATAACTACTGCACGCAAAAGCAACATGAGTGTAAAATCACTAAGGCCCTGCTAAACCCCGAGGCTGCCCCACATACGATTAATGAAGGAAACCGCTGGCCAGCGTTGTCTCGCGTTTAaccttgcctaaattacatttagccagatttaattttggaaatcagcacaACCTATAGATAAGTTAGTACTCTGCacgcagataactgactaatctgtagaaAAATAGACCTACCAATATAGGATCCTGCTGTTGCTCTTGAATCAACTGCCACAATCACACCATGTTGAAATTTGAAAGCCAGAGTAGTTGTCCCATGGTCGAAATGGATTTTGACATCACGTTCACCATTAGCAAAAGGTCTTAAAAACTCTACAGGCTGAAAGATAATGTTGAAATCAGTCTAACGTTGGTTATAAAGTAGTGATACAAAGTGCAAAGATAGTCATGTCTGATAGCCTGGGATAGTGGGTTTTGCCATTGGGTAgcgaattctgttcttaactttcTAGTGACGGgtacccaaaaaaaaaacagtttagtGAGAGAAAACAAGCTTGACTGGACCACAAGTTTGGGCTGAGGCGACCTCAAAGGTTTTATGTCATTCACACAGAGCCTCCTTCTCTCTTCTTCATCCAAGATGACAATAGGAGGCTCTATTGTAAAAAGGTATGTGGTTGTATGGAAGTTTTACCccttttcttaaaaatgtttaataacACAACAAATACCAATACTTTGACGCGGGGAATGACATGTCAATAGTTTTGAAAGACAAAAGTCAATTGTGGTCAAGTGAATTCAATAAAGATCAATTGAAAACATTGGAAATACTGTAAATCCACTATTAATCCCCctgggggcttatttatttcaagtccATTTGAGGCGGGGGGCTTCATAGAGACGAAGGCCTTATATGAGACGGAAGgaggcttatttaatttaaaaactacAATGGTATCGTTTCTCTACAAAGAAcaagaatacaaagtggaaaagctcaagtataAGAAGTTTTAAGTCAtacagccgaggatcagaattAAATCgaaacttccagttggtaaataaaccatcctggatcagtccacacaaagttttagagttgtgattgattaatacagtctatcattattttattagtgaagaataataaggtGGGAAGGGGGGTCGTAATAGATAGgagggcttattaactttcttcccctgaaaagaggGGGCTTATTAGAAGGAGGGGGaatatttgagaggggggcataatagaggatttacggtagatAGAAATCAATAATTTCTTGTCATTATTGATATTGACTGATTCTGAAAAGACAAAACAGCTCATGGAACACAAGTTCGATTGGACTCAATTTTCGTCAATGATTTTGATAGTCAGTTGAGAATGTTGTGTATATCAACTTTTATCCACAAATTAACCTGTTGATTCACAAATACCACAAATATTGAGTAACATTGATTTACTGTCTACATAATTTTTGATGATCAACAAAGCTGTGCTCTGGCAGTGCCTGGTGGCCAGTGGCCAGTGGTGCCTAACTATTGCTCTTGGACGACTAGAAGATCTAACTTTTTCATAGAAAACATGGGTTGGGAACAGGTCATCGACTTATTACAGCCTGTTTGACAATTCAACCTTACATGTTTGTTCACAAACACgtggaaaattttaaataacttagTCTGACCTACCATTCTTGAACTGTTTCCTTTACTACAGCGAATCGCCCACAGTATTAAAAGGATTATAAAGAGAAAAGGTAAtccttttgaaggaaaataaaatctTAACAACAGCTCATCATTTTGCAGTGACTAAGCAATTTTAACATTTCTTTGAATACAACTTACGTCTGTCCCGGGAGGAACAGCAAATCGACCCTCGTTCCAAAAGTTTGCTGAAATATCTTTAGCAAGATGATCATCGAATGAAGCCTTCTTTCTTTCTCCAAAAATGTCATTCAAAGAGAGATTTCCATAGCTTCTTGCTACTGCATGCGCCGCCATTTTGACAATCCCGAAATCCTTTGCAAACTAGAGTGTCCATGCGTTACACATTAAAGTTGACTATAGGGGAAGGGTAAGTTGAGGATGACCACAAATTAGGTACATCTATCTGGGTAGTTCGGATAATTCTATTCTACGGAGAACATACATTTGTGAATTaactgtctttctttttttcgtttttctattttttattagaTAGTCGGCCGTGACTCACCCCTCACTGCTGAAATATGGAAGGCCACTTATTAAAGACAACATggacacagccgtttttagtgtcgtcacgcgaGGCTCCTTCCCacttgtggggaggagcgttgcgtgacgacactaagcAGACTATAAACATGGCGGCCGTGGAAGCTTCACAGACATCTTGGCCTTTCAAGTCCATTTTTATTACAGGCTGCAACCGAGGGATCGGTTTAGAACTAGTTAAGCAAATCCTTAACCTAAGCGCTCCTCCGAACAATATCTTTGCGACTTGTCGATCTCTGGAAAAAGCTTCTGAATTAAAAAAGCTAGAAGCAGCACATACGAATCTTCATCTGATCGAATTTGATGTGACTAATTTCCAAGCCATTGGCCATGTAGTATCACAAGTAGAAAAGAAGCTTGAAGGCCATGGTTTGAATCTTCTAATTAATAATGCTGGTGTCATGGACAGAGCAAATTTAGATGCAGTCACAGCGCGAAGCATGATCGACGTTTACAACACAAATGTGGTTGCTCCTCTGATGTTGACAAAGGGTCTGCTTCCTCTACTTCGCCGCGCGGCTTCTCAAAGTAGCCATCAAAATTCTACAAAGACATTTGTTGCGAATATGTCTTCAGGGGCTGGTTCTATAACAAACAACACCTGGAGTAGTTTGTATCCGTACAGACCAAGCAAAGCAGCACTCAACATGGTCACTAAGTCTCTGAGCATTGACCTTGAAAAGGATGGAATCATGGCCGTTTCCCTGCATCCAGGCTGGGTGCAGACAGACATGGGTGGACCAAATGCTACATTAACTGTGGAGCAATCAGTTCAAGGTCTGGTGTCGGTGATTGCATCATTGGATGAGACCAAAAAGGGTGGATTCCTTGATTTCAGGGGACAGCTCTTACCTTGGTAGAACTTATATATTTTGCTTGAGATGTGCTGTTGTTAGTAATAAAGGAAAAGACCTTTTTTGATTCTCTAATGCATATGTCATGCatgctacagtggaacctcaactTTACAAAAGGCCAAGCTGGGACttgcaaaat encodes:
- the LOC140926892 gene encoding C-signal-like, producing MAAVEASQTSWPFKSIFITGCNRGIGLELVKQILNLSAPPNNIFATCRSLEKASELKKLEAAHTNLHLIEFDVTNFQAIGHVVSQVEKKLEGHGLNLLINNAGVMDRANLDAVTARSMIDVYNTNVVAPLMLTKGLLPLLRRAASQSSHQNSTKTFVANMSSGAGSITNNTWSSLYPYRPSKAALNMVTKSLSIDLEKDGIMAVSLHPGWVQTDMGGPNATLTVEQSVQGLVSVIASLDETKKGGFLDFRGQLLPW